One genomic region from uncultured Subdoligranulum sp. encodes:
- a CDS encoding glycosyltransferase: protein MKVLWMTYAPLGTACEALGLARAQSGSWVDATARALVGTEKSPKLAVSALTSGSEMRITEKDGVTYFAVPGGHAHRGIRAPRQNVALWRQVMKSFRPDLIQIWGSEFTDGLDLLEASPGVPAVLYTQGVITAINKYPNGGLSLKKLWATQPLLFKPVTLKYHWDAAKIRAQVHFEQELARRVDCIITDNDWCAGFFHGIAPGTTVAYHMLPMNEAFQKVRWTAEGCIPHTIFCNAGRTPYKGLHMAVRALALIREKYPDVKLRIPGTINFEQLNNPRTPPYFRYLYSLAKEQGVLDCLEFPGMLTSEQMAAEMQRAHVFVMPSAIENLSTTLRESMLVGTPAVSANVGCVQEYLHHGRNGYLYRYEEYELMAYYVMKLFADPQKAEAFSNEARRTIRVMYVRDDAGTRLKEIYCRVLAHRQKT from the coding sequence ATGAAAGTATTATGGATGACCTATGCACCTCTTGGTACGGCATGTGAAGCACTAGGATTGGCTCGGGCACAAAGCGGAAGCTGGGTGGACGCTACCGCCAGGGCACTGGTCGGTACGGAGAAATCGCCAAAGCTAGCGGTTTCCGCACTGACTTCAGGTAGTGAGATGCGCATTACGGAAAAGGATGGGGTGACTTATTTTGCTGTCCCAGGTGGACATGCTCACCGGGGGATCCGTGCACCCCGTCAAAATGTTGCACTGTGGAGGCAGGTGATGAAATCATTTCGCCCGGATTTGATTCAAATCTGGGGCAGTGAGTTCACAGACGGACTGGACTTGCTGGAGGCCTCCCCCGGTGTTCCAGCGGTGCTGTACACCCAGGGGGTTATCACAGCCATTAACAAATACCCTAACGGTGGCTTGTCACTGAAAAAACTGTGGGCTACACAGCCTCTGTTATTTAAACCCGTCACACTTAAATATCACTGGGATGCAGCCAAGATACGGGCGCAGGTGCATTTTGAGCAGGAGCTAGCCCGACGAGTGGATTGCATCATCACTGACAATGATTGGTGCGCTGGTTTTTTCCACGGGATTGCCCCCGGGACGACAGTAGCCTATCACATGCTGCCAATGAACGAAGCGTTTCAGAAGGTACGATGGACGGCGGAGGGGTGCATACCTCACACCATCTTTTGCAACGCCGGTCGCACTCCCTACAAAGGGCTTCACATGGCGGTGCGGGCGTTGGCGCTCATCCGGGAAAAATATCCGGACGTGAAACTACGAATTCCCGGGACTATCAATTTTGAACAGTTGAACAATCCACGTACACCGCCTTATTTCAGGTATCTTTACAGCCTGGCAAAGGAACAAGGAGTGCTGGACTGCCTGGAATTTCCTGGGATGCTTACCTCGGAGCAGATGGCTGCTGAAATGCAGCGAGCCCATGTCTTTGTGATGCCGTCTGCCATCGAGAACCTTTCCACCACCCTACGGGAATCCATGCTGGTAGGAACACCTGCGGTTTCGGCTAATGTGGGGTGCGTGCAGGAATATCTGCACCATGGTAGAAACGGATATCTCTACCGTTATGAAGAGTACGAGCTAATGGCTTACTATGTGATGAAGTTGTTCGCTGACCCACAGAAGGCAGAAGCTTTTTCTAACGAAGCACGGCGGACCATCCGTGTTATGTATGTTCGGGACGATGCCGGTACCCGTCTGAAAGAAATCTACTGCAGAGTACTGGCACATCGGCAGAAAACTTAA
- a CDS encoding glycosyltransferase has protein sequence MNETQKIGKTIIYVGGFELPDKNAAAHRVLAMAKLLRACGHRVVLLGITREQESVPVLQTRVLCQGFECYAIPYPKGLREWPIYLADIEPIRQVIQGVGGADAVVCYNYPAAAFIRLRRDCRRNRRRILADCTEWYNMLEISPMFKLIKGMDTWLRMRVIQKQLDGLIVISHYLQRYYKMCPNVVCIPPLVDTADDKWNCEPKPRGSEVTFVYVGNPGHKDKLAQILEAVSDTAQKYPCRLWVIGATWQDFVRLNPEWHGRTPPPCTVFLGRLPHEESLAYLKSADCSFIIRDDTRTNNAGFPTKFVEAVTLGTDVIASDISDLHLYANQVPGLYLTSDVRQTILRYTAEHEGKTGKKKPLPLFDYRNWLQTIRKLEI, from the coding sequence TTGAACGAAACACAGAAAATCGGTAAAACCATTATATACGTGGGTGGGTTTGAACTACCTGACAAAAACGCAGCCGCACATCGCGTTTTGGCTATGGCAAAGTTGTTGCGAGCGTGTGGGCATCGCGTCGTTTTGCTGGGAATTACCCGGGAACAGGAAAGTGTTCCAGTGTTGCAGACCCGAGTACTCTGCCAAGGCTTTGAATGCTATGCGATTCCTTACCCCAAAGGACTAAGAGAGTGGCCGATCTATTTGGCAGACATTGAACCGATCCGGCAGGTGATACAAGGTGTCGGTGGTGCTGATGCGGTGGTATGCTATAACTACCCGGCGGCGGCTTTTATCCGCCTGCGCAGGGATTGCCGTAGAAACCGGCGTAGGATTCTGGCAGATTGTACCGAATGGTATAATATGCTTGAAATTTCCCCGATGTTCAAACTTATAAAAGGGATGGATACTTGGCTACGGATGCGAGTGATCCAGAAACAGCTGGACGGTCTGATTGTGATCAGTCATTACTTGCAGCGATACTACAAAATGTGTCCCAATGTAGTGTGTATTCCGCCGCTGGTAGATACCGCGGATGATAAATGGAATTGCGAACCCAAACCGCGTGGGTCGGAGGTTACGTTTGTCTATGTGGGAAATCCCGGTCACAAGGACAAGCTGGCGCAGATTCTGGAAGCGGTTTCTGATACGGCACAAAAATATCCATGTCGCTTGTGGGTGATAGGGGCCACTTGGCAGGATTTTGTTCGGCTTAATCCGGAGTGGCACGGAAGGACACCGCCTCCCTGCACGGTTTTTCTGGGAAGACTTCCTCATGAAGAAAGCCTTGCCTATTTGAAGAGCGCGGATTGTTCCTTCATTATCCGGGATGATACCAGAACCAATAACGCCGGATTCCCTACAAAATTTGTGGAAGCGGTAACCCTTGGCACGGACGTGATTGCCAGTGATATCAGTGATCTTCATTTGTATGCGAATCAGGTGCCAGGGTTGTATTTGACATCAGATGTTCGTCAGACGATCCTACGATATACGGCAGAGCACGAAGGAAAAACCGGAAAGAAAAAACCACTGCCGCTGTTTGATTATCGGAATTGGCTGCAAACCATCCGAAAATTGGAGATTTGA
- a CDS encoding acyltransferase — MKLRTIVKKIYLKAYQRIRPVSFAKAVGVNFVSGTLHLYGHVDWNTEPWLITLGRNVYITDGVKFLTHDGGTLLYRDQVPDLEVTKPITVGDSVYIGNNVLLLPGVTVGSDVVIGAGAVVSHDIPDHSVAVGVPARVIKSTEEYFAKLQKESLHLGHLHGREKDLALRKYFHYTGGAMQLHE; from the coding sequence ATGAAGCTGAGAACCATCGTAAAAAAGATATACCTAAAAGCGTACCAGCGTATACGACCGGTTTCTTTTGCTAAAGCAGTTGGGGTTAACTTTGTGTCTGGCACATTGCACCTATACGGACACGTGGACTGGAACACGGAACCATGGCTGATTACGTTGGGACGCAATGTATACATTACAGATGGTGTGAAATTCCTTACCCATGATGGTGGGACCTTGCTGTATCGAGATCAAGTGCCGGACCTGGAAGTCACTAAGCCTATTACGGTGGGAGACAGTGTTTATATCGGAAACAATGTGCTGCTGCTGCCGGGTGTTACCGTGGGTAGCGATGTGGTAATTGGTGCTGGAGCGGTGGTGAGTCATGATATACCTGACCATTCGGTAGCTGTGGGGGTTCCGGCACGGGTTATAAAATCAACAGAAGAGTATTTTGCAAAATTGCAAAAAGAATCCTTGCATTTGGGACATCTACATGGGAGAGAAAAGGACCTGGCGTTACGGAAGTATTTTCATTATACAGGTGGCGCCATGCAATTGCACGAATGA